The following proteins are encoded in a genomic region of Vibrio tasmaniensis:
- a CDS encoding 3'-5' exonuclease — MNKLFRSPAVDWPFKFAQKLERARDERLKQFYSQPLPSPDTPVSEIKFLAVDFETTGLNPNKDGIITIGLVPFTLNRIYLRQARHWTLRPKQKLEEDSVVIHGITHNDIIDAPDLSEVLDEILESMAGHIPVVHYRRIERDFLDNALKVRLGEGIEFPVLDTLEIESQIQNKLAGGLWNKLKGKKPASVRLGQSRRRYHLPDYTPHHALTDAIATAELLQAQIAHHFSPDVPVKDFWL; from the coding sequence ATGAACAAACTATTCAGATCACCCGCGGTCGATTGGCCATTTAAGTTTGCTCAAAAGCTGGAACGAGCGAGAGACGAGCGCTTAAAGCAATTTTATAGCCAGCCTCTTCCTTCTCCTGATACTCCAGTGTCAGAAATAAAGTTTTTAGCGGTAGACTTTGAAACAACCGGTTTAAACCCAAACAAAGATGGAATCATTACCATCGGGCTAGTTCCGTTTACGCTCAATCGAATCTACTTGCGACAAGCTAGACACTGGACACTAAGGCCAAAACAGAAATTGGAAGAAGATTCAGTGGTTATTCATGGTATCACTCATAATGACATCATTGATGCGCCAGACTTGAGTGAAGTATTAGATGAGATTTTAGAATCAATGGCGGGGCATATCCCAGTCGTTCATTATCGTCGCATCGAGCGTGATTTCTTGGATAACGCACTGAAAGTGAGATTAGGTGAAGGGATTGAGTTTCCAGTCCTCGATACGCTCGAGATCGAATCTCAAATCCAGAACAAACTGGCTGGCGGATTATGGAATAAGCTAAAGGGCAAGAAGCCTGCGTCAGTGAGATTAGGGCAGAGCCGCCGTCGGTACCACTTACCCGACTACACGCCGCATCATGCATTAACGGATGCAATTGCGACAGCGGAGCTTCTGCAAGCGCAGATTGCGCACCATTTTAGCCCTGACGTGCCGGTTAAAGATTTCTGGTTATAG
- a CDS encoding MOSC domain-containing protein → MKKLGVVNSVLAGKTVAYAHGAQSAINKQILPERQRATELGFINDEQADPRFHGGIQKALHIYPSEHYSIWQEELGDKVIFQSAGAFGENISSSGVTETSICLKDKIRIGSTLLEVSQGRMPCWKLNVRFDQNDMARRLQDTLRTGWYFRVLEEGDIGAGDEIILCERPYPEWPLTRIMGAVFTGCLDKQELKELVELPLVESWGALIERRLETGKVEDWEMRLVGPTAE, encoded by the coding sequence ATGAAGAAGTTAGGCGTAGTAAATAGTGTATTGGCTGGTAAAACCGTTGCCTATGCACACGGTGCTCAGAGTGCAATTAATAAGCAAATTTTACCTGAGCGTCAGCGTGCCACTGAACTTGGCTTTATTAACGATGAGCAAGCTGACCCTCGTTTTCATGGCGGTATTCAAAAAGCCCTTCATATCTACCCAAGCGAGCACTACTCAATTTGGCAGGAAGAATTAGGCGACAAAGTCATCTTTCAATCTGCAGGCGCATTTGGTGAGAATATAAGTTCAAGCGGTGTGACTGAAACTTCCATTTGTTTAAAAGATAAGATTCGCATTGGCTCAACATTATTGGAAGTCTCGCAAGGACGTATGCCATGCTGGAAGCTGAACGTGCGATTCGATCAAAATGATATGGCAAGAAGGCTACAAGATACCCTGCGAACAGGCTGGTACTTCCGAGTATTGGAAGAGGGTGATATCGGTGCTGGAGATGAGATCATTCTATGTGAAAGGCCTTACCCAGAATGGCCGTTAACTCGAATCATGGGAGCGGTGTTCACAGGTTGTTTGGATAAACAAGAGCTCAAAGAATTGGTGGAGCTGCCTTTAGTAGAATCTTGGGGAGCACTTATCGAGCGTCGCCTTGAAACTGGAAAAGTCGAAGATTGGGAAATGCGATTAGTTGGTCCGACAGCGGAGTAG
- the serC gene encoding 3-phosphoserine/phosphohydroxythreonine transaminase, with the protein MELTLDNVFNFSAGPAALPKPVMKQAQADFIDWNGLGTSVMEISHRSKEFIQVADESEQDLRDLLNIPDNYKVLFCQGGARAQFAAVPLNLLGDATKATYIDAGYWAESAVAEASKYCEIDVFNAKTSIDGKAAVVPAKDWKIDPEAAYVHFCPNETIDGIEISELPQTDKPIVADMSSNILSRKIDVSQYGVIYAGAQKNIGPAGICIAIVRDDLLELANDVLPSILNYKVLAEKDSMFNTPPTYAWYLSGLVFKWLKAQGGVEAMELVNKEKAALLYNAIDSSAFYKNDVHTANRSRMNVPFQLVKPELDSKFLELADAAGLKSLKGHRAVGGMRASLYNAMSLEGVQVLVNFMKDFEGKYA; encoded by the coding sequence ATGGAACTTACATTAGATAACGTATTCAACTTCAGTGCTGGCCCAGCTGCACTGCCTAAACCGGTAATGAAACAAGCGCAAGCAGACTTTATTGATTGGAATGGTTTAGGGACTTCCGTGATGGAAATCAGCCATCGCAGCAAGGAATTTATTCAAGTTGCTGACGAGTCCGAACAGGACTTACGTGATCTTCTGAACATCCCAGACAACTACAAAGTTCTTTTCTGTCAGGGGGGCGCTCGTGCTCAATTCGCTGCTGTTCCTTTAAACCTTTTAGGTGACGCGACGAAAGCGACTTACATCGATGCGGGTTACTGGGCTGAAAGCGCAGTGGCTGAAGCGAGCAAATATTGTGAAATCGATGTATTTAACGCGAAGACGTCAATTGATGGTAAAGCGGCGGTTGTTCCGGCTAAAGATTGGAAAATCGACCCAGAAGCTGCGTACGTACATTTCTGTCCAAACGAAACCATTGATGGTATTGAAATCAGTGAGCTTCCTCAAACGGATAAGCCAATCGTAGCGGATATGTCATCTAATATTCTGTCTCGTAAGATCGACGTGTCGCAGTATGGTGTTATCTACGCGGGTGCTCAAAAGAATATTGGCCCAGCTGGTATCTGCATTGCTATCGTGCGTGATGACCTACTAGAACTCGCAAACGACGTATTGCCGAGCATTCTTAACTACAAAGTGCTCGCTGAAAAAGACTCAATGTTCAACACTCCGCCAACGTACGCTTGGTACCTATCTGGTCTTGTATTCAAGTGGCTGAAAGCTCAAGGTGGCGTTGAAGCGATGGAATTGGTGAACAAAGAGAAAGCAGCACTGCTTTATAACGCGATTGATAGCTCTGCTTTCTACAAAAACGATGTTCACACCGCAAACCGTTCAAGAATGAACGTACCTTTCCAGTTGGTGAAACCCGAGCTAGACAGCAAGTTCTTAGAGCTAGCTGATGCTGCAGGTCTGAAATCACTAAAAGGCCACAGAGCGGTAGGTGGGATGCGAGCATCACTATACAACGCAATGTCTTTGGAAGGTGTGCAAGTATTAGTCAACTTCATGAAAGACTTTGAAGGAAAATACGCTTAA
- a CDS encoding DUF945 family protein: MEQLRKIGAIGGAISLALCWPLAVGQIGQNAITDGVAKLNNSSIQAEIVEYDRGYLSSNVTTRLTVTDEDLKEQLAIDGLPSEFVINSAVSHGLVSLNALSTFDNTDILPLTLTTSTELNGNTDFNFELSQFNHQGSDENGTSVSITKSNLSGHATVLGQVDYQLSIPSVQIDFETGEEVTLSNLKGVGSGQQAKGYWLGTQNFTIDSFLVSDSAMQPFMTIENSKYDFESHLDEATKRLRSNLKLDVANIETSEGQLNNLNVDFEMSKLDSESFEKIFEIYQSNPVMTQEDVAEIIPFIDILFAKGFDLSMNNMSLELGKGQFESKWLVSVPEGTENISSNPSMIVPALTGNLHSSFSNELVEEYPFIREGIDELLVMEMIKETQSGYEIRADLENGNLVFENGQEIPLIALLMPVFVQ, from the coding sequence ATGGAACAGTTAAGAAAAATTGGCGCAATCGGCGGAGCAATCTCATTGGCACTTTGTTGGCCACTAGCGGTTGGGCAAATTGGACAAAATGCCATTACTGATGGCGTTGCAAAGCTTAACAATTCAAGCATTCAAGCCGAGATCGTGGAATACGATAGAGGTTACTTGTCCTCCAACGTAACCACTCGTCTAACTGTGACGGATGAAGACCTGAAAGAGCAACTTGCGATTGATGGACTGCCGAGTGAGTTTGTCATTAACAGTGCGGTTAGTCATGGCTTAGTGAGCTTAAACGCGCTGTCGACGTTTGATAATACCGATATTTTGCCTCTAACTCTGACAACTAGTACAGAGCTAAACGGCAACACTGACTTTAATTTTGAGTTAAGCCAGTTCAATCATCAAGGTTCTGATGAGAATGGTACTTCGGTATCGATCACTAAATCGAATCTTTCTGGCCACGCGACTGTTTTAGGGCAAGTTGATTACCAGCTTTCTATCCCTTCGGTTCAAATTGACTTTGAAACCGGTGAAGAGGTAACGCTGTCTAATCTCAAAGGTGTGGGTTCAGGCCAACAAGCGAAAGGTTACTGGCTAGGCACACAGAACTTTACTATCGATAGCTTCTTGGTTTCAGACTCTGCAATGCAGCCTTTCATGACTATTGAAAATTCTAAGTACGATTTTGAATCACATCTAGATGAAGCCACTAAGCGTCTGCGCAGCAACCTTAAGCTGGATGTCGCAAACATTGAGACCAGTGAAGGCCAGTTGAACAACCTAAACGTCGATTTTGAAATGTCGAAATTGGATAGCGAGTCGTTTGAGAAAATCTTCGAGATTTACCAATCTAATCCTGTGATGACGCAAGAAGACGTTGCAGAGATCATTCCATTTATCGATATCCTGTTTGCCAAAGGCTTCGACCTTTCTATGAACAACATGTCGCTAGAGTTAGGTAAAGGGCAATTCGAATCTAAGTGGTTGGTGAGCGTACCGGAAGGGACAGAAAACATCAGCAGTAATCCTTCGATGATTGTACCTGCATTAACGGGCAACCTTCACTCTAGCTTCTCAAATGAGCTTGTTGAAGAGTACCCGTTCATCCGTGAAGGTATCGATGAATTGCTGGTGATGGAAATGATCAAGGAAACACAAAGTGGTTATGAAATCCGTGCTGACCTAGAAAATGGAAACCTAGTCTTCGAAAATGGACAAGAAATTCCATTAATTGCTCTACTTATGCCGGTTTTTGTTCAATAA
- a CDS encoding ATP-binding protein has product MNQYAVICLDNNPVSIERIRTELAPLASVFDIYTAENIEDAHHALEDIHDHHQTVALVITHHHSEFNGVQFLIELEQLPHSNTARTILVSASSDIQSILTAVNEGRLNHCLTKPVQDQVLFKSAQKELTSFVIQYDSDNLLSYSDALDQQRLLRAHIEQKIHSFQSGFIHDYHQLSDNALAERVVSALQDVFSKDDKTKALRDYSPEHLLTVEGEDNRFLWLIIEGEAALYKKDELGQQREVVRHSKGNIVGGMSFVTGEPSFSTAITLTQTQVIKLDKDSFAQVMHSNNTLLPLFTNLLLRHFNRRLQRSITNKIKLQQTLESLESAHQQLIEKEKMAMLGQLVAGVAHELNNPIAAILRSIETLSEHLDQILENSALPESNKGTDVLAHSKMAKPLSTAQERQLVKHLTSTIDDRALAKKAVRLNLSQDSAVLDTLKDSPVAGKELLNDLEHYHYVGNSIRSIQVCSKRIADMVKSLKSYAREDEEVRHYADVHEGLEDTLVIFENRLKHHQLEKHYDTDLPPLLCQSLSLQQVWTNLLSNALDALSERGKVSITTSQDTKGDDTFLVVQISDTGHGIAKEDINTIFNPNFTTKKEGNFGLGIGLSISQQIVSAHQGFILVESEVGSHTHMQVWLPFKQEGAPHE; this is encoded by the coding sequence GTGAATCAATACGCTGTTATCTGTTTGGACAATAATCCGGTTAGCATTGAAAGAATACGCACGGAGCTCGCTCCGCTAGCTTCTGTATTCGATATTTATACTGCCGAGAACATAGAAGACGCACATCACGCATTAGAAGATATCCATGATCACCACCAAACCGTTGCCTTGGTGATCACGCATCATCATTCTGAATTTAATGGTGTGCAATTTCTTATTGAACTTGAGCAGCTGCCCCATAGTAATACCGCAAGAACGATATTAGTCAGCGCTTCGTCAGACATTCAATCCATTTTAACCGCTGTGAATGAAGGTCGACTCAATCACTGCCTAACCAAACCGGTTCAAGATCAGGTTCTATTCAAATCAGCGCAAAAAGAGCTGACTTCTTTTGTTATCCAATACGACTCAGACAACCTGCTCTCTTACAGTGATGCATTGGATCAACAGCGCTTACTCAGAGCACACATTGAACAAAAGATTCACTCTTTTCAATCAGGCTTCATTCACGACTACCACCAGCTTTCTGATAATGCCCTGGCTGAACGTGTCGTCAGTGCTTTACAAGATGTCTTCTCAAAAGATGACAAAACCAAGGCCCTTCGTGATTACTCCCCCGAACATCTGCTCACCGTAGAAGGTGAAGACAATCGCTTTTTATGGCTGATCATTGAGGGTGAAGCGGCGCTCTACAAGAAAGACGAACTTGGGCAGCAACGGGAAGTGGTACGTCATTCCAAAGGGAACATCGTTGGCGGGATGTCATTTGTAACTGGTGAGCCTTCGTTTTCTACTGCAATTACCCTAACCCAGACCCAAGTTATCAAGCTGGATAAAGATAGCTTTGCTCAGGTTATGCATTCAAACAATACCCTGTTACCCCTATTCACCAATCTATTGCTCCGGCACTTTAACCGACGCTTACAAAGAAGCATCACCAATAAAATCAAGCTGCAGCAAACGCTCGAATCACTGGAATCTGCCCACCAGCAATTGATTGAGAAAGAGAAGATGGCGATGCTCGGGCAACTTGTTGCGGGCGTCGCACATGAGTTAAATAACCCAATTGCAGCCATACTGAGAAGTATTGAAACCTTGTCTGAACATCTCGATCAAATACTCGAGAACTCGGCACTCCCAGAATCAAATAAAGGGACGGATGTATTAGCACATTCAAAAATGGCGAAGCCACTATCAACGGCTCAAGAAAGACAACTCGTAAAGCACCTCACCTCTACTATCGATGATCGTGCGCTAGCCAAAAAAGCCGTAAGACTGAACCTGAGCCAAGACTCTGCGGTTTTAGATACCTTAAAAGACTCCCCTGTCGCAGGCAAAGAGCTGCTCAATGACTTAGAGCATTATCACTATGTTGGAAACTCTATCCGCTCAATTCAAGTTTGCAGCAAACGTATTGCCGATATGGTCAAAAGCCTAAAAAGCTATGCCCGAGAAGATGAAGAGGTTCGCCACTACGCGGATGTTCACGAAGGACTTGAAGATACCTTAGTGATCTTTGAAAACAGGCTCAAACATCACCAACTTGAAAAACACTACGACACCGATTTACCGCCTTTGTTATGCCAGTCGCTCTCGCTGCAACAAGTGTGGACCAACCTTCTCTCTAATGCACTTGATGCTCTTTCAGAGCGAGGCAAAGTCTCTATCACCACATCTCAAGACACTAAAGGTGACGACACGTTTCTTGTAGTGCAAATATCGGACACTGGACACGGTATCGCCAAAGAAGACATCAACACTATTTTCAACCCAAACTTCACGACCAAAAAAGAAGGCAACTTCGGTTTAGGGATTGGGTTATCCATTTCTCAACAAATCGTTTCGGCTCATCAAGGTTTTATTTTGGTGGAGTCTGAGGTAGGCAGCCATACACACATGCAAGTGTGGCTTCCATTCAAACAAGAAGGAGCACCTCATGAATAA
- a CDS encoding response regulator, translating to MNKYLILCVDDEPEVLNSVLQDLAPFEDNFIVEGAESVDEAKQVIKEMGQEGIKLALILCDHIMPDKTGIDFLIELNQHDSTKPTRKLLLTGQAGLDDTVTAINNAALDFYISKPWQGDQLRDTITQQLTDYVIANDKQLLNWTSILDTERILTSMASKRTSFGE from the coding sequence ATGAATAAGTACCTAATTTTATGTGTCGATGATGAGCCAGAGGTTCTCAACAGTGTCCTTCAAGATTTAGCACCATTTGAAGACAACTTTATTGTTGAAGGAGCCGAATCGGTCGATGAAGCTAAGCAAGTAATTAAAGAAATGGGACAGGAAGGTATCAAGCTCGCCTTAATCTTGTGTGACCACATCATGCCTGACAAAACGGGCATCGATTTTCTTATCGAACTTAACCAGCACGATTCTACAAAGCCAACACGCAAGCTGCTGCTCACCGGGCAAGCCGGGCTTGATGATACAGTCACAGCAATTAATAACGCGGCGCTTGATTTTTATATTTCAAAACCTTGGCAAGGCGATCAACTGAGAGACACGATTACTCAACAACTGACAGACTATGTCATTGCTAACGACAAGCAGCTACTAAACTGGACTTCCATCTTAGATACCGAGCGCATACTGACGTCAATGGCAAGCAAGCGAACAAGTTTCGGCGAATAG